Genomic segment of Ammospiza nelsoni isolate bAmmNel1 chromosome 2, bAmmNel1.pri, whole genome shotgun sequence:
TGTTTTTGCTTCAGCtgttcagagctgctcctgtagCCCTGTTCCCATTGAGGAGTTAACCAGCACAAGCCTAACACTAATGTTTCATTTCAGGAGCCTCTCCATCTTGGGATCAGTGAACTCCTATGTCTTGGCAAGATGAAGAGCTAAGTTTGCTTTGTTGAAGTGTTTTGCTTGCAGGCTGGAGAAGCTGTTTGTGTTTAAGCTAAGAGCAGCATGAGTCCAGTCAGTGGAGAGAGGGAACAGCATCAGAACTTGCTAAAATCTGTTGAGCTACTTTTGCCATCATTCACTTTGCTTCTGAAAGTTACAATAATGCTATAGGCATTAATAGTAGATACAAAAAGTTTATACAGTCAGATATAAAGCATTAAAATGGCAAGAAATACCAATTGTGTGGGGAAAGACACACAATTGGCCACAATGGCTTTAAGACAGAAATAAGTTAGGAATGTTTACTGCTAGTGTCAGACTGTGATgcagaaaaaaacacccaaaatgtGGCATGTGGTAGAGCCCAGTACATTTCACATATGCCTGGATGGATTTTCATGGAGGAAGAGGGATGAGACAGAGTTGTACTTGTACAGTTTGTACTTGTTCTTCAGTGCTCTTACAGTGGTCATGTAGAGCTGTGAGAGCATGGTCCAATCCCATTTAAAGATttgtaagaaataaaatttaggGATTTAgtagaaaaacacaaaaataaaaaacagtttagaaaaaaatgtaaaactaaGAGACTCTTGTACCCTGATAGTTAAAACACCAAGGAATGCACATCTTCAGTTAAATGTCACGTTGGTACGTGCCATGCCCGGTATCCTCCTTGGGAAGGCAGGAAGGTGGGTGGAATGGGGACCTGTCCCATAAGCTGCATTTGCTCCACTGTAGCTTCCCTCATCCCTGCTTGGTTTTTCAGACCGGAGAACACTGTGGAAGGTGACATTGTGCTCATATTGTTCTTTCATCCGTTGTATCTTTTCCCGAGGGACATGATGAATATTTCTTCTATAGAGTCAAAAGTAACAGAAAACACAAGTATTTAGCTGCCTGGGTATGAGGGCTTCAGTTTGCTGAAGTCCCTGACAGGTTCAGCATAATGGTTCAGGTCTCCACTGATCTCTTTCTGGCCTCTTTTTACAAATTACTCTTCACTTCCACCTACTTCTTAGGAATATTATTGTGACTGCTGAAAAACATAACACCATTATTTTTGGGAGGCAGATTTGACAAGTGTCCAAAATAAGAGTTGTGTAGAAGACCTGTGTGGTATTTTATACAAGTGttgctgtgtttcagcactACCAGCTTGTTGGCCTCAGTGAGcttctgtgcagctgcagataggcagccaggggctgcagccagcccagacaccgagcagcagcaaggacaggggTCACAAACGCTGTGCTTTGAGAGCAAGCAGGGAAACATCACACGTGATGTGGCTCAGgctccaaggcagactcataAATGACAAGTTTGAGAGGGAAGGGAACAATGCCCAGACATGCAGGGCTTTCTGGATAGAGTAGCCACAGTAGCACCAGCCATGATCCCTCCACAAGTTAGCAGGAATTGTCTTCCAAAGACCGCCAGGAATTTCTGTTTGTGAGTTTGCAAATCCCAAGTATCTTTGGGGTTGCCATTTAGTGCTGTTAAGGCGCAGCTTGTGCCCCAGTGAGTGTATGTGAATTATATTTACAATGCTGCTGTGAAAAGTCAATGTGGGTCAAATATGCAATAAAACAAGCTGCAGGTTACTGAGTAGCTCTGCCTACAACAAATGATCAGactgtgtccctgcagtgctcccGTACCAatggctggtgctgctgaggccAGAGCTGGCTGACAGCTCGCTGGTGGTGTCCTCACCTGTCCCCAGGCCTGAGCCTTCATCTGCCATGTCCTGCCTCCCCTGCAGCCACGAGCACTCTGGGCCTTGGCCCTCTGCCATTTGTGTCCATCACACACAGACAGGAGCAGCATTAACTTTTGACTAGAGCTCCTGGCTGGTAGAAAACAAATCCTTCCGTTGCAATGAAGTGCCCATGCCTTGTTATCTTGCAATAAGTTAGCATATGTTATCTTCTGGATTTGGTAGCTGGGAGAGCACTGCTCCCTGTAACTCACAGCAGGCTGGCTAAAGGCTACGAAGTCAGCCTGCACTAAATTTTTCAGTGACTACAGCCATTAACCCTGCAGTCATTGGTCAACATAACATTCTCAGCGCCACATTCAGCTGCCTCTACATCCTACCACACTGTGCAGAGTGTTTTTAtcctttttgtgtgtgtgtgttaagaTCTTTACAAAGATCCTCTAGAACCCCATTTCTTACCCATACCTGATACACCATCCCTccatgctgcagcaggacagcatCTGTTATGGTTAGATTCTTAAGGACAGAAGCCTCAATAATGGCTATAGTGCTTACATTCGAGTTTGTGCCGAAACAGAAGAGACTGCTGGTCAAAATACAGAATGAAAATCAGAGCTCCTGCCCCCTCAAACTTACAGCACAAAAACATGCTTCAGGGCTTGTTGCCTTTTCTACTGCCTGACTCACTTCAGGCTCTTTCAGGGCTGAATTCACTACAGACCAGGTACTCAGTAATGGAAATTTCCCACAACAATCCTTCTGTTGGCATTTACCAGGCTGCATTCTTCCTTatatgaagaggaagaaggctGACCTGAGAGCATGTCAACAAAATGAAAGAAGCTGTCTGTTCCAGCAAAGAGAAAACTATGTACCTTGTCAGCTCTTGAACATTGAACTTCCAGGGTGTATCTGGTTCTTGGAATGTAACTTCGTATCTATTTTCATGTGCCTAAAGGACACAAAGATGACATAATGAAACTGCACTAAAAGAATTGACACCTCTGCCAGTATTCCTGACAAGAGACACCAGTGCCTTTTCAAAGACTCTGTATGGTGTGTATTTCACAAGTAATGAACTACAATTATAAATCATATCTTGATATATTTGTCAACAAATAGCTTGGGAACTGTTCAATTAATGTGATGACTGGGGAAGGGTATGATGGCCTACATAACTACATTGCATCTCTGCCCCTACTGCATCACACTATCCATCCTTAACTGTAATTAGAGAACTATGAGAAAACTGAAGTAATATTTTTAGCCATGTAATGAACCTTTTCAGTCAGATCAACCTGTAAATGTCATAGCTAGGCATATAAAAGCAATAAATCAGAGCTTTCCCTACCATCATCACATACGGCTTCATTTCCCAAGCGTGGATGTTGGTGTTATCAATAATGACCgggcttttccctttcttcattGCTTTGTGTGCTGCAATGTAACACATTAAGTAAAgctaaaatacattaaataacagAGCCAGGCCTTACTAACCCCAAAGTGCTTTTTCTCTGCCCACTCTCACACTTGGTTCCCCACCAGACCTGGGTTTGCAGCCACCACCCAAAGGGGAGCCAAGGACAGCGCCCAGAAGAGATGGTGCAGCCTCTGCCTGATCTGAAGCTCTTTTAGAACATacttaaaacagcaaaaaattacTGTCATTTGCAGGAGATCCCTGTTACATCATCTCAAAGTATGAGATCTCATCACCATCCCTACAATTCCTTCAGAGCACAGCCACAAAAGCATGATACATTGAGTAAAGTCCTGGGTTGTTTAATTCTCAAACTTAAACTCAGCCTGCAAGTTTTCTTCCTGTCTATCATTATATTCTCACCCCCTTCCAGGTCAGGACAGACACCTAAGAAGTTAGAGGAGAAGGCTGCAGTGCCTAtactgcagggagcagctgctgggctggtgtCTGAAAGGCATCAAGATTCAGCAGTGCCTCATCTAAAATAATATTAACCAACCtccaaaatgttttcatttacaAATTTCCCTTTTATAAGACAGAAGAAATCAAATCAGAAGTGGTAAATGCCCCATGAACTACAGTGTATGACACCACTTTGAGGTATTTTAATCTGGGGGCTAAGTTTAAAGACAgtctgaaatgcaaaaatattttgcacagCCCTTGGATGAGGTTCAGTCACCTCTTTTCTGGTTCCACTTGTGTGCATCCTCTAGGAAGTCAGGCTCAAAGACATAGACACCATTTTCAATAAAGAAGTCATCAGTACTAAGGACTACAGCAGTGGGGTTGTCACGTTTCAGCTGtctgcaaggaaaaataaaagatgaaagAAGAATTAGTACCTGCTAACACCCTTTACCAGAGACCAGTCAGCCATGAGCTATTTGAGTGCTCTGCAAATACACACAGTGCTTCATCTGAAAAACCCCAATTTAAAGGATCTGGAAGTACTACAATCAGTAGAGGGACACGTTGGAAGAAAGGAATGGAGCTTGAAGGTGTGGCTCTTTATTTCAGCAGAGAAATCTACACTGGACTACCAACATCTGAGTCTTTCATCTTATTTATGTATTCAGCTTTCCTTCTGAGTTACCTGAGAAAGCAGGACTgtaaagagaaggggaaaaaaacccaaaaacagtAGTCCAAACCTCCTTATCCAGGCACAGAAGTTGGTGTCACAAGAAAATTTGATGATGGGAATTTTGTTATCTTCAGGGATTTCTGAAGATAACCAGGAGGAAGGATTTGTTATTTAGTAAAGATGGTCCAGAGAACCGTGAGTTTGGTTTGAGGGGTTTTATTGGCTGTAAAGCAGATAGTACTTATTTAGAATTTTAATTTGCAAACAAGTATTTGAATGATAAGTCAATATTTTGTgttaatttatataattttatggTTCTTATCACTTGTCCCTGTTCCACTTAAACCTCCTCTTGTAGAGTTGAGTAATTTTTATCTCTTCAGTTTTTAAGCTAATTTTCTAAACAAATCTgagtttataaaaaatattttatagacaAATTCGCAGATCCATAAAGCAGACTGCTGTGGTGAGTGGCACTGGGCAACCCCACTTCCCTTCACACGGGTGTGTGTCCCccagcagtgctcctgcaggctggggatgcCATGGGGAGCAAATATGTGTCCTGCTGGACACTGACCAGCTGCCTCACAGGCAGCTATTGGCTCTTGGAGGTGAAGAAAGTGCTGCCTTGTGTGGAGGTTTAAATATGAAGCATCCCTCTGCCAGTCCTTAGagaccacaaaaaacaaaacaaaaaaaaaaaaacaaaacaaacaaaaaaaaaaaaccaaaaaacaacaaagcaaaaaaaaacctcttaatGTATGATTGTGTTCCCATTTGTGTCTAACCCAGAATTTTTGTGTCCATAGATATAGAattgtccttttttttaatcaatcaGAGAAGAGTTGGGGGAGGAGAGAGTCTCTGCAAGAagtcagggagagcccatgGCATCATCCCTCTATTTCCTGTCTCCCCAAGGCCCAGAATGtcttgggaaaagaaagaaaggtcAGTCAAGAAACCCTGTATCTTTCAGACATGaatgctgctgccctgctgtctCACACCACACATGGTCTCCAGCCCCTGTGACTCATTTCAGCTTTCCTAATAAACACTTCTCCCTCCATCCACACAAGTTGCAAAATAACCATTTCTCAGTGTCTTATCTACATGGGCAAGAGCAAGGCAAAAGGTGTCTTCAGGTTAtcagcagcagaacaggcacacagacagaaaaaccTTGATTCTGTCACCCTGCTCTGTTTCAGCCATTTATTTACCAGTTGTTCCCTAATCTGcctgcaagcagcagctcttccctaGGACTGCAGGGTGCATTTAGCTGAATAAAGGTCAGGTTCTGACTCTGCTCTGTCTCCACTGTAATTTCTACCATCTGCTGATTAATTAATGTGATTTTGTGGTGGGCTCCACCCCAGCCAGCAGTGACTCAGCGCTGATGGAGCCAAGACTGGGCTGTACCCCCTGTAATGCATCATTCCAGCACCTACCTGTCCTTGTCCTCTAGCCCCAGAGGGATGTTTTATTCACAAAATTACTGCTGGGAAAATGATTTAAGAAAAATCATGTTTTAAACACTGTTAGCAAACAGTAAAATTTTGTTGCTTTAATTTTGGCCTCAGGCAAAAAATCCTTATTATGAAAAGTGAAGCAACATCTAATGCTTCCCTGGCTACTGCAGTGGAGTGCTTGATATATTCAGGTCTCCCTGTGATTCAGCACCTCACCTTTCCCACTGCTTTACTCATTGCAATTTCTTCTCTAAAAAACTGACTGCTAAACTATGTGTTTTTCCTTTAGCTACTAATAGGCACATAAAATGTGCACATTAATAAAAGATCTcaagactaattttttttcttgctcagtgtttctttttaaaatgttcttaaccagtgcaaattttaaaatccattctCTTGGCAAATACCTTACTGAATTTTCAGCCCTGAGGGCTTTGATAGTAACTCTTAAGCAATCTAAACTGTAGGTGAATATCAGTAAGTCTATGGTCCTCGCATCAATAATTAAAGTAGATAAAACTTGTGtttcaaaggaggaaaaatttgGGACAAAATGGGCTGAGAGCTATGAATTACTGTAACATTTGCTATATTCATACCAAATGAGCTCCTTTTAACAGCAACATAAGAAAACATGAGGTGTGAAAAAGATGGTTTACcttctgtttattttgctggttttaaCTTTTAGCTTTCCAAAACAACCAAACTGTTGCTGAAGTTGGCAGCTCTTTTCTTTAATCCCTTCCATATTGC
This window contains:
- the N4BP2L1 gene encoding NEDD4-binding protein 2-like 1, which produces MEGRGIAPGPARGGRGRQGRGRGGARGRGRAAERLPRAPDPGPAPAPGPDGPGPAEERLLRALGALSLRPPRDGGRLVLLRGLPGAGKSTLARQLKRDNPTAVVLSTDDFFIENGVYVFEPDFLEDAHKWNQKRAHKAMKKGKSPVIIDNTNIHAWEMKPYVMMAHENRYEVTFQEPDTPWKFNVQELTRRNIHHVPREKIQRMKEQYEHNVTFHSVLRSEKPSRDEGSYSGANAAYGTGPHSTHLPAFPRRIPGMARTNVTFN